The Meiothermus ruber DSM 1279 genome includes the window GACTGTAACGGCAGAAACCCCTGCCAGCCGGGCAACATCCACAAGGGTGGTTCGGGCGCGACGTCTCATAAACGCTAACTCAATATATTTTTACTTTTCTGTATTGACAAGTTTTTTATATTTAGGTTATCGTTTACCTAACTACATCAAACAGGAAGTCGGCATGGCTTGACTACCCGGTCATCTACGGCTCGAGCTGGTTCTTGCAAGCAAAGGAGGCACCATGAAGAAGCTGGCTTGGTTTTTCCTCGTGTTACTGGTCACAGGCGGTCTGGCCCAGGGAAGCAACCCCACCTACACCCTTCGCTACAACCACGTTCTGGCCCCCACCCATCCGTTCCACGCCGCGTTTCAAAAGTGGGCCCAGCGGGTGGCGGCCCGCACCAAAGGCGATCTGCAGATTTTGGTTTTCCACAGCGCCCAGCTAGGGGTTGAAGAAGACATCATCGAGCAGCTCCGGCGGGGCATTCCGGTCGGACAGAACACCGATGCTGCGCGGATGGGCAACTACATCCGGGAAATGGCGGTGATCAACGCCCCCTACTTTTTACAGGATCCTGCCCAGGTAGAACGCCTTAGCAAGACCCCGTCGGTTCAGCGCTGGATCGATCAGCTCGCCTCGCAGTACGGCATCCGGGTGCTCTGTATGAACTGGGTGCAGGGGGCGCGGCACTTTATGACCAACCGACCCATCCGAACCCCACAGGATCTAAGGGGCCTGCGCATCCGCACCCCTCCCGCCCCCATCTGGCAGGAATCGGTGCGGGCCCTGGGGGCCACCCCGGTTGCCCTGGCCTTTGGTGAGATTTACAGTGGGCTACAACAGCGGGCCATCGACGGCGTGGAGCTGGTCTACCAGAACATCCTGGACATGAGCCTGAACGAGGTGCTGCGTTATGTGAACGAGACGCAGCACATCCTGCTGGTCAACTTCCAGGTGGTGGGGGAAGCCTGGTTCCAGCGCCTGCCCAAAAACTATCAGCAAATCCTGGTAGAAGAATGCGAGAGCGCTGGCCGGGGCGTCACCCTGGACATCCAGGTGCAGACCGCTAAAGCCCAGCGGGAGGTGCAGCGCAGGGGTATGACCATCGTAACCAATACCAACCTCGAGGCCTTCCGGCAGGCCGGCCAGGCCGCCTACGAGCGCCTGGGCCTGCTGGATGCCCGCCGCAGACTCTACGAGGAGATGGGCTTGCGGTAAAGCCAATCGCCCGGGCCGGCAGCGGCCCGGGTAAGCTTTGGGGGCTGTTGTGAGCACAGTACATCGACTCGAAGAATCGCTGGCCCTGGTCTTCCTGACCATCGCCACCTCGATGGTCTTCCTCAGCGGCATCAGCCGCTTTCTGGGCCAGCCCCTCGGATGGAGTATCGACCTGGCGACCTTTTGTTTTGCCTGGGCGGTTTTTTTAGGGGCCGATGTGGCCTTCCGCCAGGATCGGCATGTGAGCGTGGAAATTTTTGTGCAGCGGCTCTCCAAACCCTGGCAGCGGGCCATCAAACTGTTCAACCTGTGCCTGATCGCTTTGTTCTTGTCGGCGCTGCTGGTCTACGGTAGCGAGATGGCCTATGCCACCCGCTTTCGCACCTTCCAGGGCATCCCAGAACTCAGCTACGCCTGGGTCACCCTGAGCGTACCGGTTGGCAGCCTGCTTTTACTGGCGACAACCGTAGGCAAAATTAGGCAGCTTCTCAAGGAGAATCCAGCGTGATCGTGTCGCTTCTTATTTTCCTTGGGCTGTTGCTGCTTGGCATGCCGGTGGTGTTTGCTATTGGCATTGCGGGCTTCGTTTTTTTCCTTCTCACGCCCGGCCTGCAGCCGGTTATGCCGGTTCAACTCGCGCTCTCGGAAACCCAGAATTTCGCCCTCCTGGCCATCCCCACCTTCATCCTGGCCGGCAATCTGATGAACGAAGCCGGGGTCACCCGACGACTGGTGCAGTTCGCCACCCTGCTCACCGGCCACCTGGCCGGCGGCCTGGGGCAGGTCAGCGTGCTGGCCAGCACCTTGATGGGAGGGGTCTCGGGGTCGGCCATCGCCGACGCCAGCATGCAGGCCCGGGTGCTGGGGCCCGAGATGCAAAAAAGAGGCTACACACCTGGCTTTATTGCCGCGTTGCAGGGGTTTACCGGCCTTTTAGCCGTAATGATTCCCCCCAGCATAGCCCTTATCTTGTACGGCAGCATTGGGCAGGTTTCCATTGGCCGCCTGTTTGCCGGCGGGATCGGCATAGGGCTTTTGTTGGCTTTGGTATTTATGCTGGTGGTGGCTTTTCTAGCCAAAAAACGCCGGTACCCCCGCGAACGGGCCAGCCCAGCCCCCACGCGCGAGATTGCCTCGGCTTTTCTGGCCAGCTTTTGGGCGCTGATCTTCCCCCTGATTCTGCTCATCACACTGCGGGGCGGGGTTTTCGTGCCGTCGGAGGTGGGCGCGGCTGCCTGCGTTTATGCGCTCATACTGGGCAGCGTGGTCTACAGGGAGCTGGGAAAAGCCGGCCTGGTACGCGCCCTGAAGCAATCGGTGGCCGATATTGGCATGGTCTCCTTCCTGATCGCCTGCTCGGCCTTGATCGGCTATGCCATGAAGTGGGAGATGTGGCCCCAAAAGCTGGGGCAGTTTCTGGCGGGGCTGCAGCTCGAGACCACCCTGGTCGTTCTGGCGGTATTACTGGCCCTGCTGGTGCTGGGAACCGTGCTGGACTCCACCGTGATGATTATTTTGACCACCCCCATACTGGTGCCGGCCATGAAGGCCCTGGGGGTCGATCTGGTGCACTTTGGGGTGCTGATGGCCCTAACCTGTGCCATCGGCCTGCTAACCCCGCCCGTGGGTCTTTCGATGTACGCCGTCTGCTCGATTATGCGCTGTTCGGTTGCCGAGTACCTGCGCGAGGGCTGGCCGCTGCTGGTTGCAGTACTGGCGACCATCCTCGTCGCCCTCTTGTTTCCCCCCTTGGTGACCACGTTACCCAACTTGCTTTTTCACAGGTGAGGTATGTCGCGTAGAATCGCCCTTGTCACCGGAGCCGCCAGAGGCATCGGGAAGGCCATCGCCGAAAGGCTCGCAGCCATGGGCCACCACGTAATTGTGGCCGACCTGAACCTCGAGGCCGCCCAACAAACCGCCCAGGCCATTGGCGGCAGCGCAGGCCGCCTGGATGTTTCTAACTACCTCGAGGTGGAAGCCTTTATGGCCCAGGCCCAGGCCCAGCACGGGCGGCTGGATATCCTGGTTAACAACGCCGGCATCATCCGCCGTGGCAATCTGCTCAGCGTCAGCGAGGATGACTGGGATAGGGTTATTGCCGTAAACCTCAAGGGCGCTTTCAACTGCGCCAAGCACGCCGCGCCGTACATGATCAAAGGGGGCTGGGGGCGCATCGTAAACATCGTTTCGATCGCGGCCAAAACGGGGGACATCACCTCCGCACCGGGCTATGGCTCCTCCAAGGCGGGGGTGGTCAACCTCACCAAAACCCTGGCCCGGGAGCTGGCCCCCTACGGCATTACCGCCAATGCCGTGGCCCCCCACGCCATCGAAACCGAGATGAGCGCCCAGTGGAGCGAAGAAACCCGCCAGCGGGTGCTATCCGGAATTCCGCTGGGAAGGCTGGGCAAACCCCAGGAGGTCGCGGCGGCCGTGGCCTTTTTAGTCTCCGAAGAAGCAGGTTTTATCACCGGAGCCACACTGGATATCAACGGTGGGGCGCTTATGGACTGAGGAAGCAACATGAAAGAACTGTTTGAACTCAACCAACGGGTGGCTCTGGTGACCGGCGGTACCGGGGGGTTGGGCCTGGAGATGGCTCGAGCCCTAAGGGAAGCCGGTGCCCAGGTCGCCCTTTTAGGCCGCAACCAAGAGAGCCTGCGCTGCTGCGCCCGCGAGCTCGGGGCGCTGCCCGTGGTGGCCGATGTCACCTCTGCCCAGGAGGCTCAGGGTGCGGTGAAGCAGGTTTTGCACGAGCTCGGGCGGGTGGACATCCTGGTTAACGCCGCGGGCACCCATGTGATTAAGCCCTCCCTCGAGCTAAGCCCTGCCGAATGGCAGCGGGTGCTCGAGGTCAACCTGAGCGGCAGTTTCTTCATGGCCCAGGCGGTGGCCGAGCCCATGCGCGCCCAGGGGTATGGCCGCATTATCAACATCGGCTCGGTAATGAGCGGACGTGGGCTACCCCGCAGGGCCGCCTATGCCGCCAGCAAGGGCGGGCTGGTTACCCTCACCTACACCCTGGCCCAGGAATGGGGGGCGTGGGGCATCCGGGTCAACGCAATTGCCCCCGGCTTCTTCCACACCCATATGACCGATGCACTTTTTCAAGATGCCCTCTGGGTCGAGCGCCTGGAACAGCGCGTCGCCGTAAGGCGGGCCGGACAGCCTCGAGACCTGGCTGGTGCGGTTGTGTTCCTGGCCTCTCCAGCCTCCGAATACGTTAACGGGCACGTGCTGTACGTGGACGGTGGCTTCACCACAGGAGAACCCTGGTAATGCAAGGCATTCCTGTGCAACAACTGCGCGAGCGGGTGGAGCAGATTCTAATAAACCGGGGCTTTACGCTGGAGAATGCTCTACCCATCGCAGAATCCCTGGTGCTGGCCGAGATGCGGGGGGTTGCCTCGCACGGCCTGATCCGACTGCCCATCTACCTCGAGCGCGCCCGACTGGGTTCGGTAAAACCCCAGGCCCGGCCCGTGCTGCTGGCGGATTATCCAGCCCTGGCCCTGCTGGATGCCCAGGATGGTCACGGCATCCCCTCCGGCTTGAAAGCGATGGAGCTGGCCATTGAAAAAGCCCAGAAGGTGGGCCTGGCCGCTGTGGGGGTGCGGCGCTCGAGCCACTTTGGCCTGGCCTGGTACTTCGTGCGCAGCGCAGTGGAAAAGGGGCTGGTCGGCGTGGCACTCTCCAACGCCGATGCGCTGGTGGCCCCCTGGGGCGCCCGCAGCCGCTTTCTGGGCACCAACCCCCTGGCTGTGGGCATCCCGGCCATGGAGGAACCCCCCATCGCCCTGGACATGGCCACCAGCGAGGCCGCCCACGGCAAAATTTTGCTGGCCAAGTCCAGCGGGAAAACCATCCCCCTCAACTGGGCCCTCGATGCGGAGGGGCGGCCCACCGACGACCCCGACCGGGCCCTGGCCGGCGCCCTGCTGCCTTTTGGGGGGCCCAAGGGATCGGCCATCAGCCTGCTCATTGATGTGCTGTGCGGCCCACTCGTGGGCGCTCTGATTGGCCCCGAGATCGCCCCGCTCTACACCGAGCCCGAACGGCCCCAGGGCCTGGGCCATTTTTTTATGGCCCTGAACCCGGGTGTTTTTGGCGACGCCGAACAGTTTAGAAAGCAGGTCGACGCGTACATTCGCAGGGTTCGCGCGCTGCCTCCCGCCGAAAACGTCGATCGGGTTCTACTGCCAGGCGAACGCGAGTGGCGCCTCGAGCAAAAAGCGCTACAGGAGGGGGTGTCTCTAAGCCCAGAGGCCGCTAAAGCGGTGGGCCTTTAAGGTAGGTTGCTGCCGAACCCAGGAGATTGGGAAAAGGGTGTGTCAAGGTCTCTAGCTGGCCGTGAGGGCTCGAGGCTGGAACTGATTGTAGAGGGCCCGGGTGATAAAACCCCCGCCCAAGAGCCGCTCCCCCTGGTAGAGGACCGCCGACTGGCCTGGAGTCACGGCGAACTGGGGCTCCGCGAGCCGGATGACCATCCGCCCAGCTTCCATGGCCTCCACCCGGGCCGGCACCGGCCTGGTGCGGTAGCGCACCTGCACCTCGAGGCGCTCGGGTAAGTCCTGCGCCTCAACCAGCAGGTTGACCTCACGAATCTCGAGGCCCCCCCACATACAGGCCTCCCTGGGCCCCACGATCACCTCGTTGGTGGTGGTGTTCACCTGCACCACGTAGCGCTCGAGGTGGCTCTTCCACAGGCCCAGGCCCTTTTTCTGGCCCACCGTGTAGAACTGCGCCCCGTTGTGTTCGCCAATCTGCTGGCCGGTCTCGAGGTCAATCAGCGGCCCCGGACGGGCCGAGAGGTGCTGGGCCAGGAAGTCCTTCAGGTCGCCCTGCACAAAACAGATGTTCTGGCTCTCGGGCTTTTTGGCGGTGGGCAGACCAAACTGCTCGGCCAGGGCCCGCACCTGGGGCTTTTCCAGGTGGCCCACCGGAAAGAGCATATGGGGAATGGCCTCCTTGGGCGTGCCCCACAAAAAGTAGGTCTGGTCTTTCTTGGGGTCGCCCCGGTACAGCCCCCCATCGCGGTTTATGACGTAGTGCCCGGTTGCCACATAATCACAGCCCAGCATCCGGGCCTTCTTTAAAAGCGAGTCAAACTTGACCCGGGTGTTGCAGTTCACGCAAGGGTTGGGGGTCTCCCCTTGCTGGTAGCCTGCAATAAATGGGTCAATGATCTTTTCCTGAAACTCCTCGCGGTAGTCGAGCAGGTAAAAAGGAATACCGATAATATCGGCGACCCGCCGGGCCTCGTAGGCTGCGTCAGGCGAGCAGCAGGTCTCGAAGCAGTCGTCCTTTTTGTTGTCGGGCCAGAAGCGCATCATGGCCCCGATGACCTCGTAGCCCTGCTGTTTAAGCAAAGCGGCGCTCACGGAGGAGTCCACCCCCCCGCTCATGGCCGCCAGTACACGCTTACCCATATCAAAGGAGCCTCGAGGCTCCTACACCAGTGTACCCCATGACTTTAGGAGTTAAAGCACACTTCCCCTGGCCTTGTTGACAGCTTGCAGCGCCTATGTTAACCTACAGGACGCATTTGGTGGTGTTCACCGGTGCACAGGGGCGCGTAGCTCAGTTGGATAGAGCGACTGACTACGGATCAGTAGGTCGTGGGTTCGAATCCTGCCGCGCCCGCCAATCCAGACACGGGGCTCGCCGCCCCGTGTTTTTATTTTCGCCACTCCTCCAGCCGCTCGCGCAGCTCGCGGGCGTAACGGGGGTTGCGCCCACCCCCCAGGGCCGCCAGTGCGCCAATTAGCACAAAGGCCAGGCTTACCGGGATGGGCTTGATCAGGAGCGCCGCCAGCACCGCACCCACCAGCAACCCCAGGCCCACACGGGTGCGCCCGGCCAGCAGGCTGCGCACCGACAGGAAGGCCAGCGCACCGGGGAGCAACCACAGCAATAGCCGTAGCAACAGCACCGCGCCTTCGGTCATGGGTCAATGGTAACAGGCTTTAGGAGCTAATGCCCCAGACCAGCAACGCCCCCAGATCTTCTGCGGGAACCGGCCAGCCCAGGATGTGACCCTGACCGTAGTCGGCCCCCAGTTCTTTCATGCGGGTAAGCTGGGACTGTTCCTCCAAACCTTTGGCCACCGCCTTGGCGCCTATGGCGTGCACCATATCGATGACCGCTTTAGCCAGCATGGCGTTTTCCGAAACCGATAGCACCGGGTTGAGCTTGATCCAGTCGATGGGCAGGTGCTTGAGCTGGGTGAGCGGGAGGGGGTTGGAGCCAAAGTTATCGAGGGCGATGAGAACACCCAGGTGCTTGAGGATCTCAAGGCCACGGCTGGTGGTCTCGAGGTCACTCAGAATGGCCTCCTCGCGCAACTCCACAATAAGGGCATCGGCTGGGAGGCGCTTGGCCGAGAGCATCTCTTGCAGCAGACTGGGGAAGTTTGGATCAATGAGGGTCTCGGTGGAGACGTTGATGCTGAAGCGGGCGTTCACCCCGGAAGGCCTCCACAAGGCGGCCTGCTCAAGCACCTTCTCCAGCGCCCAGCGGTCTTGCATGCTCATCAAGCCCACCTGCTCGGCCAGGGGTAAAAACTCCCCAGCCTGGTGTAGGCCTTTGGGTCTGGGCCAGCGGGCCAGCGCTTCCACCGCCACCAGCTCGAGGTCGCTCAGGTTGAACACCGGCTGAAAGTGTAGGGTTAGGCCGTCTTGCGAAATGGCTTCTTGCAATTCGGTGACCCCAGGGGTCAGCAGCCGAATGCCCCCCCCGGCCTCAACGGCCAGCTGGCAGGCCTGCTCAGCCTGATTCCAGAGCCCCTCCACGGTGGTGGCGTCTTGTGGGTACATGGCAATGCCAATGCCCACTTTTAGGCCCGATAGCGCGGCCCGTAGACGGCCCAGCAGGCGGTGCGCCACCCGGCTGGCCCCAGCCGTCCAACGCACCTCGGAAAGCAGCAAGGCAAAACCCTGCTCCCCCAGGTAGGCCAGCGAGTCGCTCTGGCGTAGGGTGTAGGCAATCTCCCGGGCCGCCCGTTCGGTCTGGGCTTTGTTCATGCCGTCGATCCGGATGCGCATCAAGGCCAGTGAACGCTCATACCGCTGGGCCATCAAGAGGGCCTGGGCCAGATTGAGCTCGAACTCGCTGCGCTTAACCGCCAGCGATTTGCGCTCGGGGATCTGGATTTTGACCTCGTCTTTAAGGGGGCGCAGAATACGCTCGAGCACCTGGGTTACAGCCAGGGCCAGGGTCTCGTCGGCATTGCTCCACTTGCGGGGCTGAAGGCTTTCGATCCACATCACCCCCCGCACCCCCCCTTCCCCATGCAAGACCGCCTGCAAAACCGCCCCCAGACCACGCCCGATCAGGATGTCGCGCAGCTCGTTCATGCGAGCATCCTGCCGAGCATCGTCGGCTGCGATCAGCAGGTTGCGCTCGAGCACCTGAAAATAAACCGGGTGGCGCTCGGGCTGCAGCTCTTCGGGCGGAGCGGCTTCGGGGTACTGCCCCGCCGGTTTGAGGGTTCGCTCATTCCCATCGCGCAACCACAGGCAGATACCCTTAAAGCCCAGCGAGATCAGCATATCACCCAGCTTGGGCAGGGCCTCCTCTACGCTGGCAAATCGCTGCTGGGTGATCTCGAGCAGCGAGCGCTGCCAGGTTTCCTTGGGCATGGGGTTGACGGCCACCCCCTGGGACTCCACCAGCAGCGACTGAAGGGCTTCAATTAAGGCCAGCTTGGCACGTTCGTTTAAGTTGTAGCCCTTTTGCCCAATGTGCAGGCGGGGCGCAGCCCAGACCAAACGGCTGCTCACCCAGGACTCCCCGGTGAGCAGGTTGAGCAAAAGCTCCTGGGCTTCCTGGGGTTTGAGCACCACGCCCCCCGCCCCCCCCAGGCGAATGGCCATACCGGAGGGCAAATCCTGGTGCTCAATCAGAAGCGTGGCCCCTTCGATTGAGAGCGGTGCGAATAGTTTCCAGCTAACCTCGTTCACCAATTCCAATCCTTTCTTTGGGGGCTCTGAGAAGCCGCAATTCTAATGTACCAAGGGGTGTGCGGGGGCGTATGGTTATTCGTCACCAAAACGGCCGTTAACAAGCCCGTGCAGATTACGCCCCAGACTGAACCACCCGGAGTCCGCCCGGAATCATCTGCACCCGGTACTCGTGGCTGGGCTCGAGCAATTCCCCGTCGGAGTGGGCCGGAACCGGTCGGTCGAAGCGAACCACGAACTCGGTGCCATGAAAGAAGTGCAGCCGGGGGTGGTGCACGTGCTTGCCCATCAGCAACTGGGGTAGAATCCCCACCACCCCCAGGCGGCTGAAAGAGCCGGCCACCGCTGCTGAAATCAGTCCATCGGTGGGCAGCGCATCCGGTACGATGGGTATACCCCCGCCGTAGGTCGAGCCGTTCATGAGCGCCACCAGCAGGCTGGGCCCCTGGTAGAGAACCTGGTTGCCCTGGATGAGCTCGAGGTTGGGGAGCTCGAGTTCCCTCAGCACGGCAAAAATCGAGTACAGGTAACGGGGCATTCCTCGCAAAAAGGTGGGCGCGGAAAGCGCTTTTCGGGCCACCGCCGCGTCGAAGCCGATACCCAGGCTGGCTCCGAAAGGCCGGTGATTGACCACCCCCAGATCCACGCTGCGAACCGCGCCATACAGGGCCGTGCGCAGGGCCGCCTCGAGGGGCAGTTTGTGTAGCCCCACCATGCGGGCAAAATCGTTGCCGCTGCCAATGGGCACCACCCCAATGGCCTTGTCCGATCCGGCGATGCCGCGCAGCACCTCGTGCACGGTGCCATCCCCTCCCACCGCAACCACCCGGCTGCCGGGCGCGGCGCGCTGGGCGATCTGGGTTGCATGGCCCGGGGCCTGCGTAACCACGATTTCTGCATCGGAGGACTGGGCGTGCCGGACAATAGCGGCCTCGAGCTGCCGCAACATCCGGCCCACCCGCCCCCGCCCTGCCGCTGGATTGATGACAAAGGTCGTATGGTTCTTCATTGTGTTTCCCCTGATTCTAGCAGAGGCCGGCGTTGTACAATACGGGTATTCGAAGGAGGTTTTCAGGCAGCGGCCCCCACGCTGCTCGCAAAGGAAGGTTCTATGAACCGGCCCGTGGCACAATCCCATCTATCGCAGCTCGCCGAGTTGCTCTGCTGGATGGACGAGGCGCCCGAGCGCCGTTCGCTGGCCCCCGAGGCCCGCACCCCCGAAGGCTTGTGGTGGGAGGTGCTGGCCGGTGAGGACGAAAAAGCCTGGGTCTGGCTTGAGGCCGGCCGGGTGCAGGGGTACGGTGCCCTGGTTCCCTTCTGGGAAGGGGCGGCCCTGGAAGGGCCCATCATCCGCGGGGGCGACGGCAGGGCACTGCTGGAGCATCTGGTCAAAAAAGCTCGTCAGGAAGGTTTTTCGACCCTCTACGCCTTTCCCGAGGCCTGCAA containing:
- a CDS encoding C4-dicarboxylate TRAP transporter substrate-binding protein is translated as MKKLAWFFLVLLVTGGLAQGSNPTYTLRYNHVLAPTHPFHAAFQKWAQRVAARTKGDLQILVFHSAQLGVEEDIIEQLRRGIPVGQNTDAARMGNYIREMAVINAPYFLQDPAQVERLSKTPSVQRWIDQLASQYGIRVLCMNWVQGARHFMTNRPIRTPQDLRGLRIRTPPAPIWQESVRALGATPVALAFGEIYSGLQQRAIDGVELVYQNILDMSLNEVLRYVNETQHILLVNFQVVGEAWFQRLPKNYQQILVEECESAGRGVTLDIQVQTAKAQREVQRRGMTIVTNTNLEAFRQAGQAAYERLGLLDARRRLYEEMGLR
- a CDS encoding TRAP transporter small permease; translated protein: MSTVHRLEESLALVFLTIATSMVFLSGISRFLGQPLGWSIDLATFCFAWAVFLGADVAFRQDRHVSVEIFVQRLSKPWQRAIKLFNLCLIALFLSALLVYGSEMAYATRFRTFQGIPELSYAWVTLSVPVGSLLLLATTVGKIRQLLKENPA
- a CDS encoding TRAP transporter large permease, which gives rise to MIVSLLIFLGLLLLGMPVVFAIGIAGFVFFLLTPGLQPVMPVQLALSETQNFALLAIPTFILAGNLMNEAGVTRRLVQFATLLTGHLAGGLGQVSVLASTLMGGVSGSAIADASMQARVLGPEMQKRGYTPGFIAALQGFTGLLAVMIPPSIALILYGSIGQVSIGRLFAGGIGIGLLLALVFMLVVAFLAKKRRYPRERASPAPTREIASAFLASFWALIFPLILLITLRGGVFVPSEVGAAACVYALILGSVVYRELGKAGLVRALKQSVADIGMVSFLIACSALIGYAMKWEMWPQKLGQFLAGLQLETTLVVLAVLLALLVLGTVLDSTVMIILTTPILVPAMKALGVDLVHFGVLMALTCAIGLLTPPVGLSMYAVCSIMRCSVAEYLREGWPLLVAVLATILVALLFPPLVTTLPNLLFHR
- a CDS encoding SDR family NAD(P)-dependent oxidoreductase, which gives rise to MSRRIALVTGAARGIGKAIAERLAAMGHHVIVADLNLEAAQQTAQAIGGSAGRLDVSNYLEVEAFMAQAQAQHGRLDILVNNAGIIRRGNLLSVSEDDWDRVIAVNLKGAFNCAKHAAPYMIKGGWGRIVNIVSIAAKTGDITSAPGYGSSKAGVVNLTKTLARELAPYGITANAVAPHAIETEMSAQWSEETRQRVLSGIPLGRLGKPQEVAAAVAFLVSEEAGFITGATLDINGGALMD
- a CDS encoding SDR family NAD(P)-dependent oxidoreductase, whose protein sequence is MKELFELNQRVALVTGGTGGLGLEMARALREAGAQVALLGRNQESLRCCARELGALPVVADVTSAQEAQGAVKQVLHELGRVDILVNAAGTHVIKPSLELSPAEWQRVLEVNLSGSFFMAQAVAEPMRAQGYGRIINIGSVMSGRGLPRRAAYAASKGGLVTLTYTLAQEWGAWGIRVNAIAPGFFHTHMTDALFQDALWVERLEQRVAVRRAGQPRDLAGAVVFLASPASEYVNGHVLYVDGGFTTGEPW
- a CDS encoding Ldh family oxidoreductase, with the protein product MQGIPVQQLRERVEQILINRGFTLENALPIAESLVLAEMRGVASHGLIRLPIYLERARLGSVKPQARPVLLADYPALALLDAQDGHGIPSGLKAMELAIEKAQKVGLAAVGVRRSSHFGLAWYFVRSAVEKGLVGVALSNADALVAPWGARSRFLGTNPLAVGIPAMEEPPIALDMATSEAAHGKILLAKSSGKTIPLNWALDAEGRPTDDPDRALAGALLPFGGPKGSAISLLIDVLCGPLVGALIGPEIAPLYTEPERPQGLGHFFMALNPGVFGDAEQFRKQVDAYIRRVRALPPAENVDRVLLPGEREWRLEQKALQEGVSLSPEAAKAVGL
- the mnmA gene encoding tRNA 2-thiouridine(34) synthase MnmA, translating into MGKRVLAAMSGGVDSSVSAALLKQQGYEVIGAMMRFWPDNKKDDCFETCCSPDAAYEARRVADIIGIPFYLLDYREEFQEKIIDPFIAGYQQGETPNPCVNCNTRVKFDSLLKKARMLGCDYVATGHYVINRDGGLYRGDPKKDQTYFLWGTPKEAIPHMLFPVGHLEKPQVRALAEQFGLPTAKKPESQNICFVQGDLKDFLAQHLSARPGPLIDLETGQQIGEHNGAQFYTVGQKKGLGLWKSHLERYVVQVNTTTNEVIVGPREACMWGGLEIREVNLLVEAQDLPERLEVQVRYRTRPVPARVEAMEAGRMVIRLAEPQFAVTPGQSAVLYQGERLLGGGFITRALYNQFQPRALTAS
- a CDS encoding GGDEF domain-containing phosphodiesterase, whose product is MNEVSWKLFAPLSIEGATLLIEHQDLPSGMAIRLGGAGGVVLKPQEAQELLLNLLTGESWVSSRLVWAAPRLHIGQKGYNLNERAKLALIEALQSLLVESQGVAVNPMPKETWQRSLLEITQQRFASVEEALPKLGDMLISLGFKGICLWLRDGNERTLKPAGQYPEAAPPEELQPERHPVYFQVLERNLLIAADDARQDARMNELRDILIGRGLGAVLQAVLHGEGGVRGVMWIESLQPRKWSNADETLALAVTQVLERILRPLKDEVKIQIPERKSLAVKRSEFELNLAQALLMAQRYERSLALMRIRIDGMNKAQTERAAREIAYTLRQSDSLAYLGEQGFALLLSEVRWTAGASRVAHRLLGRLRAALSGLKVGIGIAMYPQDATTVEGLWNQAEQACQLAVEAGGGIRLLTPGVTELQEAISQDGLTLHFQPVFNLSDLELVAVEALARWPRPKGLHQAGEFLPLAEQVGLMSMQDRWALEKVLEQAALWRPSGVNARFSINVSTETLIDPNFPSLLQEMLSAKRLPADALIVELREEAILSDLETTSRGLEILKHLGVLIALDNFGSNPLPLTQLKHLPIDWIKLNPVLSVSENAMLAKAVIDMVHAIGAKAVAKGLEEQSQLTRMKELGADYGQGHILGWPVPAEDLGALLVWGISS
- a CDS encoding diacylglycerol/lipid kinase family protein, whose translation is MKNHTTFVINPAAGRGRVGRMLRQLEAAIVRHAQSSDAEIVVTQAPGHATQIAQRAAPGSRVVAVGGDGTVHEVLRGIAGSDKAIGVVPIGSGNDFARMVGLHKLPLEAALRTALYGAVRSVDLGVVNHRPFGASLGIGFDAAVARKALSAPTFLRGMPRYLYSIFAVLRELELPNLELIQGNQVLYQGPSLLVALMNGSTYGGGIPIVPDALPTDGLISAAVAGSFSRLGVVGILPQLLMGKHVHHPRLHFFHGTEFVVRFDRPVPAHSDGELLEPSHEYRVQMIPGGLRVVQSGA